The bacterium genome includes the window CTCCATGGTGGAAGAGGTTTTAGCACAAGCCGGCATCGGTTCGCTGCAGATCATGGAGCCGTTGTGGCGATCGACTCTGGAACACATCCTGCGGCAGGGCCCGGCTCAGGCGTTGACTGGACCAGTGGTGCGCAATGACGTTGACACCGTGCGA containing:
- a CDS encoding DUF2520 domain-containing protein; translated protein: SMVEEVLAQAGIGSLQIMEPLWRSTLEHILRQGPAQALTGPVVRNDVDTVRRHLQELKTEFPQFVLLYRHIGLRLLALARRQSPDADLSKMEELFADEF